From Rhizobium sp. 007, one genomic window encodes:
- a CDS encoding DUF2285 domain-containing protein has product MSKPLREDGPPLTERVNDYDEVHSASYLRLLDADAEGADWREAVRIIFGIDPDVDPVCAKRIHETHLARARWMTEVGYRHLLDPRMQ; this is encoded by the coding sequence ATGAGCAAGCCCCTGCGGGAAGACGGCCCCCCTTTGACGGAAAGGGTGAATGACTACGACGAGGTCCACTCCGCGAGCTACCTGCGCCTACTCGACGCCGACGCGGAGGGCGCGGACTGGCGCGAAGCAGTCAGGATCATTTTCGGCATCGATCCCGATGTTGATCCCGTTTGCGCCAAGCGTATTCATGAGACGCATCTCGCTCGGGCCCGCTGGATGACGGAAGTCGGTTACCGGCACCTGCTCGATCCGCGCATGCAATAG
- a CDS encoding type II toxin-antitoxin system VapC family toxin, which translates to MLFVDASVVVAILAQEQDAAELMGRLERDGGPFYVSAVVRMEATLSLTRRLAEATGKDKPATAEMMEIARRLVDQFVADLEAREAMISGDVGSKALDAARQFGKIVNHPAKLNMGDCFTYACAKAYRMRIAYKGDDFGQTDLGW; encoded by the coding sequence ATGCTGTTCGTTGATGCGTCTGTCGTCGTCGCCATCCTCGCCCAGGAGCAAGACGCCGCCGAACTCATGGGCCGGTTAGAACGGGACGGCGGTCCTTTTTACGTATCAGCCGTGGTCCGTATGGAGGCCACCCTGTCGCTGACGCGCAGGCTGGCCGAGGCGACCGGTAAGGACAAGCCCGCCACTGCCGAAATGATGGAGATCGCCCGCCGCTTGGTCGATCAATTCGTTGCCGATCTGGAAGCGCGCGAGGCAATGATTTCCGGCGATGTAGGTAGCAAAGCTCTCGATGCCGCTCGGCAGTTTGGAAAAATTGTGAATCATCCGGCCAAGCTGAATATGGGCGATTGCTTCACCTATGCCTGCGCCAAGGCTTACCGCATGCGGATTGCCTACAAGGGCGATGATTTCGGCCAGACCGATCTAGGCTGGTAG
- a CDS encoding ParB/RepB/Spo0J family partition protein — protein MTEIITIALNKLDADPKNVRKAYSAEGVEALAANIREDGYRLLQNLVVRKGEKKGRYFVTAGGRRLAALNLLAKAGEIAKDFPVECKEREGEIATEISLAENILREDMHPLDQYEAFDALAKQGKDVADIAARFGTTEIIVRKRLALARVSPVLLQLYRDEDMSFAQLSAFTISDDHERQVTVWNALPSWNRDAHSIRRALTEEMIAATDKRVQFIGGLAAYEEAGGAVKRDLFDDRNAGYATDAALVEKLVAEKLEATASNVRAEGWKWVECSPTAPAGYHAMKRHYPEAIALSEEDQAALDAAQTEYDELAELIENGVADDEAETKLTEVEKRIDALNARTEGYSPEALEQAGTLVFLDYYGRLAIERGLVKPDENAEMEDRDDDGEGHPSGKGTEAPKVPSINHSAALIEDLTAHKTAALRIELANNPEVALVAVVHAMLLRVAYPYNTEQSALQLSLTYERLEPSIKDAESCKGLAAFNDLADNYGHHLPGNPADLFDWLLEQPQDSVLSLLAFGAAHAVNAVEKKFTDRKKGIEQANQLGHALKVHMSDWFETTGDSYFKHVNRTTIELVVAEAKGGEAELSVRAATKKSEAVTIADRLVNGSGWLPAPVRISSPEQIDEGKSSAEDEQFPQAAE, from the coding sequence ATGACCGAGATCATCACCATCGCATTGAACAAGCTGGACGCCGATCCGAAGAACGTCCGCAAGGCCTACAGCGCCGAGGGCGTCGAGGCGCTGGCCGCCAACATTCGAGAAGACGGCTACCGCCTGTTACAGAACCTCGTTGTTCGCAAGGGCGAGAAGAAGGGCCGCTATTTCGTGACGGCGGGCGGCCGACGCCTTGCCGCACTCAATCTGCTGGCCAAGGCGGGGGAGATCGCCAAGGATTTCCCCGTCGAGTGCAAGGAGCGCGAAGGCGAGATCGCCACGGAAATCAGCCTTGCCGAGAACATCTTGCGCGAGGACATGCACCCGCTCGACCAGTACGAGGCATTCGACGCGCTTGCCAAGCAAGGCAAGGACGTTGCCGACATCGCGGCCCGTTTCGGCACGACCGAAATCATCGTTCGCAAGCGGCTGGCGCTCGCCCGAGTGTCGCCGGTCCTGTTGCAGCTTTATCGCGATGAGGACATGAGCTTTGCGCAGCTATCGGCCTTCACCATCAGCGATGACCACGAAAGGCAGGTGACGGTTTGGAACGCGCTTCCCTCTTGGAACCGCGATGCGCATTCGATCCGGCGTGCGCTCACCGAGGAAATGATTGCCGCGACGGATAAGCGCGTGCAATTCATCGGCGGACTGGCGGCTTACGAGGAAGCCGGGGGAGCAGTCAAACGTGACTTGTTCGATGACCGTAACGCCGGATATGCGACGGATGCCGCCTTGGTCGAAAAGCTCGTAGCGGAAAAGCTCGAGGCGACCGCCTCGAACGTTCGCGCCGAAGGCTGGAAATGGGTAGAGTGCTCCCCAACCGCCCCCGCTGGCTATCATGCCATGAAGCGCCACTATCCGGAGGCGATTGCTCTTTCCGAGGAAGATCAGGCCGCGCTTGATGCCGCACAGACCGAATATGACGAGCTTGCCGAGTTGATCGAAAACGGCGTGGCCGACGACGAGGCAGAGACAAAGCTGACGGAGGTCGAAAAACGGATAGACGCGCTCAATGCCCGGACGGAAGGGTACAGCCCCGAGGCGTTGGAACAGGCGGGAACCCTCGTTTTCCTCGACTATTACGGTCGGCTTGCCATCGAGCGCGGTCTCGTAAAGCCGGACGAAAACGCCGAGATGGAGGACAGGGATGATGATGGTGAGGGCCACCCGAGCGGCAAGGGCACGGAAGCACCCAAAGTCCCGTCTATCAACCATTCGGCGGCCCTGATTGAGGACCTTACGGCACATAAGACTGCTGCGCTGCGCATCGAACTGGCGAACAATCCGGAGGTCGCCCTTGTTGCCGTCGTTCATGCGATGCTGTTGCGCGTGGCCTACCCGTACAACACGGAGCAGAGCGCCCTTCAATTGTCGCTGACATACGAGCGCTTGGAGCCGTCGATCAAGGACGCCGAAAGCTGCAAGGGCCTGGCCGCCTTCAATGACCTTGCAGACAACTACGGCCATCACCTGCCCGGCAATCCTGCCGATCTGTTCGATTGGCTCTTGGAGCAGCCGCAGGACAGCGTGCTTTCGCTGCTGGCGTTCGGCGCAGCGCACGCGGTCAATGCGGTGGAGAAGAAGTTCACGGACCGGAAAAAGGGTATCGAGCAGGCGAACCAGCTTGGCCACGCGCTCAAGGTGCATATGTCGGATTGGTTCGAGACGACCGGCGACAGCTATTTTAAGCACGTCAACCGGACGACCATTGAACTTGTGGTGGCCGAGGCGAAGGGCGGTGAAGCGGAATTGTCGGTGAGAGCCGCGACTAAGAAGTCCGAGGCGGTGACAATCGCGGACCGCCTTGTTAACGGAAGCGGCTGGCTACCGGCCCCTGTTCGGATATCCTCACCCGAACAGATCGACGAGGGCAAAAGCTCTGCCGAAGACGAGCAGTTCCCCCAAGCGGCTGAGTAA
- a CDS encoding histidinol-phosphate transaminase has translation MMEACKDVVAVIIDASPEHRIHTWGGSVAAPLALVQGLPLIQRLISQLVEVGIAKIFVGNASSAVRKVLEKTTPDGVTIVVLDIGNEQSVLAAVLDELHAGPCRLLVAAANIACSTEAIRQVLSRPTTNWIAGWRPSPETAPPRKRDSEPCLCLLDQASVDGPLRFWIERQARLGRNLESLPLPARSHKEFRENEKGPAVCVRIEDAVDLEIANFLLAPAEERYARVSGTAGGYWSRPIAEHLLLCNPFFPPQSFFDQLAARLPQVLRFYPSGHEHLARRVGEMTRRPPQHVAVGNGVADLIQALYAVLDPYLAIPTPTFNGFQIALPAERVFCFLLREPLFDLDVNKFGDFARERGATAAVVINPNNPSGRLVASQDLRRLARVLESAACRLIVDESFIDFPANGRAESIEPYLSDHPNLIVLKSLGKVYGLGGMRLGYMLSADEDLVATVRDRLPLWNVNGIGEYALWLLPEYEAELLESLHRIRIERENFEASLRAIDGMQVTPSATNYVFCRLPDEWPTGTMLKRILAIEHNILIRECAYQAMRDSDRYIRLTVRSSFENNHLVSALHKVWRVVPQSQAKTSIGGSRKAE, from the coding sequence ATGATGGAGGCGTGCAAAGACGTCGTCGCGGTCATCATCGACGCTTCGCCAGAGCATCGGATACACACATGGGGCGGTTCAGTGGCAGCGCCTCTCGCGCTCGTGCAGGGCCTGCCGTTGATCCAACGTCTCATATCGCAGCTTGTGGAAGTCGGAATCGCAAAGATCTTCGTAGGAAATGCTTCGTCGGCTGTGCGGAAGGTTCTCGAGAAGACGACTCCTGATGGCGTAACGATAGTTGTGTTGGATATTGGAAACGAACAGAGCGTGCTTGCTGCAGTGTTGGACGAGCTGCACGCGGGGCCATGCCGACTGCTCGTTGCTGCTGCAAATATCGCATGCTCAACAGAGGCAATTCGACAAGTATTGTCTCGTCCCACGACCAATTGGATTGCCGGATGGCGTCCATCCCCAGAGACGGCGCCTCCGCGAAAGCGTGACAGCGAACCTTGCTTGTGCTTACTCGACCAAGCGTCCGTTGATGGGCCGTTGAGATTCTGGATCGAGCGGCAGGCGCGACTAGGACGCAATCTCGAGTCTCTGCCGCTCCCCGCGCGCTCGCATAAGGAATTTCGAGAGAACGAAAAGGGGCCCGCAGTTTGCGTTAGGATCGAGGACGCGGTTGACCTTGAGATCGCAAACTTCCTCCTGGCGCCTGCCGAAGAGCGATACGCGAGGGTGAGCGGGACGGCGGGAGGGTACTGGAGCCGTCCCATTGCAGAACATCTGTTGCTGTGTAATCCGTTTTTTCCGCCGCAAAGTTTCTTCGACCAGTTGGCGGCGCGACTCCCACAGGTGCTCCGGTTCTATCCCTCCGGCCACGAACATCTGGCGAGGCGAGTTGGGGAGATGACTCGGCGCCCTCCTCAGCACGTCGCCGTCGGGAATGGGGTCGCCGACCTTATACAAGCACTATATGCTGTGCTCGACCCGTATCTAGCGATACCAACGCCAACGTTCAATGGCTTCCAGATTGCGCTGCCAGCCGAGCGCGTCTTCTGCTTTTTGCTCCGGGAGCCGTTGTTCGACCTCGACGTCAACAAATTTGGGGATTTTGCACGAGAGAGAGGCGCGACCGCAGCTGTCGTCATCAATCCTAACAACCCGTCCGGTCGCCTTGTCGCCTCACAGGATCTGAGACGGCTTGCCCGCGTACTGGAATCAGCGGCATGCCGGCTGATTGTAGACGAGTCCTTTATAGATTTCCCGGCAAATGGTCGCGCGGAGAGTATTGAACCATACTTGTCCGACCACCCAAACCTCATTGTGCTGAAGAGCCTCGGAAAAGTATATGGTTTGGGCGGCATGCGTCTCGGTTACATGCTGAGCGCTGACGAGGATCTTGTAGCTACGGTGCGCGATCGGCTGCCCTTGTGGAACGTCAACGGCATCGGCGAATATGCGCTCTGGCTGCTTCCCGAGTATGAAGCAGAACTCTTGGAAAGCCTCCACCGGATCCGCATTGAACGCGAGAACTTTGAGGCCTCCCTTCGTGCGATCGATGGGATGCAAGTCACTCCTTCGGCGACCAACTACGTCTTCTGCAGACTTCCAGATGAATGGCCGACAGGCACTATGTTGAAGCGCATTCTTGCCATCGAGCACAACATTCTAATACGGGAGTGCGCATATCAGGCTATGCGGGATTCTGACCGCTACATCCGCTTGACGGTACGCAGTTCCTTTGAGAACAACCACCTCGTCTCTGCCCTGCACAAGGTATGGCGTGTAGTCCCACAGAGCCAGGCCAAAACTTCGATCGGGGGATCAAGGAAAGCGGAATAG
- a CDS encoding amidase: MTMLSARQLAKDIESRILSPDVSVRCSIAAINQQEEMVHAFRFRRSEDSLMEAAKAPGPLAGIPFAAKDVFDTIDCPTAYGTAIYDGHQPARDAAVVALARMRGAVLMGKSVATEFSLFGPGPTRNPWNPAHTPGGSSSGSAAAVAAGMVAFSFGTQTAGSTIRPAAFCGIAGFKPSFGLIPVTGVKPLAHSLDTVGVFAAKIPDVVFVLSALSGHESATDDSSSSFRIGVCTGWKGASAGNDALESLEWAICLAEQAGAHIVRLKLPATLEIAHDAHRVIMAFEAVRALSLEHKEHRPRLSHRIRSFLDRGEMVSIECYQRAQKQASDARRAVADIFRDVDAILTPSAPGPAPLGLEHTGSSEFNQLWSLLHLPVANVPGYPSSNGLPLGLQVIGPILMDQRTLSIAAFLESALDRK; this comes from the coding sequence ATGACGATGCTTTCGGCGCGTCAGTTGGCGAAAGATATTGAATCACGAATTCTCTCGCCGGACGTATCGGTGCGTTGCTCTATTGCCGCCATCAACCAGCAGGAAGAGATGGTGCATGCCTTTCGGTTTCGGCGTTCGGAAGATAGCCTGATGGAGGCAGCGAAAGCGCCGGGGCCGCTGGCGGGAATACCTTTTGCCGCCAAGGACGTATTCGACACAATTGATTGCCCGACTGCTTATGGCACGGCCATCTATGACGGGCATCAGCCCGCTCGAGATGCGGCGGTGGTCGCGCTAGCCAGGATGCGGGGCGCCGTTTTGATGGGTAAGTCGGTCGCAACGGAGTTCTCGCTCTTTGGGCCCGGACCGACCCGCAATCCCTGGAATCCTGCTCATACTCCAGGGGGGTCGTCATCAGGTTCGGCCGCCGCTGTCGCAGCGGGAATGGTGGCATTCTCGTTTGGGACACAAACGGCAGGATCAACGATCCGCCCGGCTGCCTTCTGCGGGATTGCTGGGTTCAAGCCGAGCTTCGGTCTCATCCCTGTGACGGGGGTAAAGCCGCTAGCACACTCACTGGATACTGTTGGCGTTTTTGCGGCGAAGATCCCGGATGTGGTCTTCGTGTTGAGTGCGCTTTCAGGTCATGAAAGCGCTACCGACGATTCGAGCTCCTCTTTCCGCATTGGCGTTTGCACAGGGTGGAAAGGCGCAAGCGCCGGAAATGACGCGCTCGAATCGCTCGAGTGGGCCATCTGCCTTGCCGAGCAGGCTGGAGCTCATATCGTTCGGTTGAAGCTTCCGGCGACGCTTGAAATCGCGCATGACGCTCACCGTGTCATCATGGCCTTTGAAGCAGTTCGTGCGCTCTCTCTCGAGCACAAGGAGCATCGACCGCGCCTCAGCCACCGGATTCGATCTTTCCTCGACCGAGGAGAGATGGTGTCGATCGAGTGTTATCAACGCGCGCAGAAGCAAGCGTCGGATGCAAGGCGCGCCGTCGCAGATATCTTCCGCGACGTGGACGCGATTCTGACCCCGAGCGCGCCAGGTCCAGCACCTCTTGGGCTGGAGCATACCGGATCCTCCGAGTTCAATCAGCTTTGGAGCCTGCTTCATCTTCCCGTAGCCAACGTGCCAGGATACCCTTCATCAAATGGGCTTCCGCTCGGCTTGCAGGTGATCGGACCGATCCTCATGGATCAACGCACGCTTTCAATCGCAGCGTTCTTGGAGTCCGCTCTTGATCGCAAGTAG
- a CDS encoding TauD/TfdA family dioxygenase, producing MAASFGQPLSLGDGDPVHTLTPAAKEASTPNSYSGLYGLQAFPFHTDMAHWRAPPRYLMLRCVVGFWEVPTMLIDGAELARSVGLDLLARAIVRPVQGKLPLLRIYQPVEEGAILRWDEVFIQPASKAGEEGSAQFREAMRLRACQPIALATRGDTLVIDNWRMLHARALVPSGCEGRRLERVYLGRLQ from the coding sequence GTGGCCGCGTCGTTCGGCCAGCCGTTGTCGCTTGGCGACGGCGATCCCGTGCACACCCTGACGCCGGCCGCGAAAGAAGCCTCGACGCCAAACTCCTATAGCGGGCTCTATGGGCTCCAGGCCTTTCCGTTTCATACCGACATGGCGCACTGGCGCGCGCCGCCGCGCTACCTAATGCTGCGCTGTGTCGTCGGCTTCTGGGAAGTGCCGACAATGCTGATTGACGGGGCCGAGCTGGCCCGTAGCGTCGGACTTGACCTTCTCGCACGGGCGATCGTCCGTCCGGTCCAGGGAAAACTTCCGCTGCTGCGAATCTATCAGCCGGTGGAAGAGGGTGCCATCCTGAGATGGGATGAGGTATTTATACAGCCCGCCAGCAAAGCCGGCGAGGAGGGCTCCGCGCAATTCCGGGAGGCGATGCGTCTCCGAGCGTGCCAGCCGATCGCGCTCGCGACGCGAGGCGATACATTGGTCATTGATAACTGGCGCATGCTCCATGCCCGAGCGCTGGTCCCGTCCGGTTGCGAGGGACGCAGGCTTGAGCGCGTGTATTTGGGGAGGCTGCAGTGA
- a CDS encoding GNAT family N-acetyltransferase — MTPPKIRPAEPSDLPGILALYRQLNPGDPVLDLPSAEPTWLALLSCGLTTVLVAEMEGKLVSSCTLAIVPNLSRGARPYGVIENVVTDADYRRMGLGRAVLHAARDKGWEANCYKVLLATGSQRESTLRFYEGAGFQRGGKTYFEIRRP, encoded by the coding sequence ATGACCCCACCTAAAATTCGACCAGCGGAGCCTTCTGATTTACCTGGCATTTTGGCTCTCTATCGTCAGCTCAACCCCGGCGATCCTGTTCTCGATCTTCCCTCAGCCGAACCAACGTGGTTGGCATTGCTTTCGTGCGGCCTGACAACAGTGTTGGTGGCCGAAATGGAAGGAAAGCTTGTGTCGTCCTGCACACTTGCGATTGTGCCGAACCTGTCTCGGGGCGCTCGCCCTTATGGTGTGATCGAAAACGTGGTTACCGACGCAGATTATCGTCGGATGGGACTGGGACGCGCTGTTTTGCATGCTGCACGCGACAAGGGGTGGGAAGCCAACTGCTACAAGGTGCTGCTTGCGACGGGCTCCCAAAGGGAGTCGACTTTGCGGTTCTACGAGGGGGCAGGCTTTCAGCGAGGCGGAAAGACGTATTTCGAGATTCGCCGACCTTAA
- a CDS encoding aminotransferase class I/II-fold pyridoxal phosphate-dependent enzyme, protein MFDHEEVHRVPSPAARAQGMRPSGTSAARAAAKPAAERGRVIDFTIGEFALGTSDLVTDAAIAAVKGGKTRYTDTIGLPELRLAIAEQFSRDTGQEWTADEVAVTAGAKPGLFYLTFILLDPGDEVIIPQPYWQTYPAQIRLGGALPVHIQHTADGQMDIGSISEAVTERTRAIIVNTPNNPTGVVYDESHLRAVAEIAIKHNLWIIFDQCYRSFVYPPYQHHHLVSLIPEVRERTIIIDSFSKTLAIAGWRVGYMLAPPNIIASVRALQSHITSCPNVISQYAVLEHLRSDDGQFHRWAMGQLEINREAGLGMLQRLRDVPRPHAQGGFYFYLDVRELLGRRHVARTIDTVDDLAAYLIQEAGTATVSGSAFGDKHGLRIFYGVSGEDLREGLPQLVAALNALR, encoded by the coding sequence ATGTTTGATCATGAAGAAGTCCATCGCGTCCCGTCGCCTGCAGCGCGGGCACAAGGCATGCGCCCGTCTGGAACATCAGCTGCAAGGGCGGCGGCGAAACCTGCAGCCGAGCGCGGCCGCGTCATTGATTTCACCATCGGCGAGTTCGCGCTCGGCACATCGGACCTGGTGACCGATGCCGCGATCGCGGCGGTAAAAGGCGGGAAAACCCGGTACACCGATACCATCGGATTGCCCGAATTGAGGTTGGCCATTGCGGAGCAGTTCTCACGCGATACAGGTCAGGAGTGGACGGCGGACGAGGTCGCGGTGACCGCTGGTGCGAAGCCGGGCCTGTTCTATTTGACGTTCATCCTACTCGACCCCGGTGACGAGGTCATCATCCCCCAGCCCTACTGGCAGACCTATCCAGCCCAGATTCGGCTTGGAGGTGCCTTGCCTGTGCACATTCAGCATACCGCAGACGGGCAGATGGACATCGGCAGTATCTCGGAAGCGGTGACAGAAAGGACCCGTGCGATCATCGTTAACACGCCGAACAATCCGACCGGCGTTGTGTACGACGAGAGTCATCTGCGCGCTGTAGCCGAAATCGCGATCAAGCACAATCTGTGGATCATTTTCGATCAGTGCTACAGGTCCTTTGTCTATCCGCCCTACCAACACCATCATCTTGTCTCACTGATCCCGGAGGTTCGGGAGCGCACCATCATCATCGATTCGTTTTCCAAGACGCTCGCGATTGCAGGTTGGCGCGTCGGCTATATGTTGGCGCCCCCGAACATAATCGCGTCCGTTCGGGCCTTGCAGAGCCACATCACGTCGTGCCCCAACGTGATCAGCCAGTACGCAGTCCTGGAGCATCTCCGCTCGGACGACGGCCAATTTCATCGTTGGGCAATGGGGCAGCTCGAAATCAATCGCGAGGCGGGTCTGGGGATGCTCCAGAGGCTCCGCGACGTTCCGCGGCCACACGCGCAGGGTGGCTTCTATTTCTATCTCGATGTACGGGAGCTCTTGGGACGACGCCACGTCGCCCGCACGATTGATACCGTCGATGACTTGGCTGCCTACCTTATACAGGAGGCGGGCACAGCGACTGTGTCCGGCAGCGCGTTCGGTGACAAACACGGTCTCAGGATTTTTTACGGGGTATCTGGCGAAGATCTGCGCGAGGGTTTGCCGCAGCTGGTCGCAGCGCTGAACGCTCTGCGCTAA
- a CDS encoding DMT family transporter codes for MVFETTVAGGLLAYGAVDASALAVFDETLEGSAAALAPDGRIAEFRMRQNAETFRRAGMSLYKTINLFRVSQATAADILDPALDQVAQHPAAYTEQVLGSLVDQGKLNLSAMHMTDCVRSRPTTRATFARPNACSLRRRLSMQRPGARRFYKSGRRNVDMRWRLTDHLDSSVAAPTRGRSSDTDKSGKSVDGVAGIIYGATVPALVIIELSATLYLLLAMVVALLFAGAPRLSFANAGTNMSVLPALVSAVSGAMAILCVKGLATELDALSIVTHFVAVVALLSLPLAIWFWRTPPIQALPILLSLGVASALSHIYVTYALRSADVSFIAPFDFLQLIYAAVFGFVLFGEVGTATLGPVLSLSARLPYVTADEASANSGHRLAGAPKMNLEPAGWKL; via the coding sequence GTGGTCTTCGAGACCACCGTCGCGGGTGGGCTCCTTGCTTACGGGGCGGTGGACGCATCCGCTCTCGCTGTGTTCGACGAGACGTTGGAAGGATCGGCCGCGGCGCTCGCGCCAGATGGGCGAATCGCCGAGTTCCGTATGAGGCAGAACGCGGAGACGTTTCGGCGAGCCGGCATGTCGCTTTACAAGACCATTAATCTCTTCCGCGTTTCACAAGCAACAGCAGCGGACATTCTCGATCCAGCACTCGACCAAGTAGCGCAGCACCCGGCCGCCTACACCGAGCAAGTGCTCGGCTCCCTGGTGGACCAGGGCAAATTGAACCTTTCAGCCATGCACATGACAGACTGCGTTCGTTCGAGGCCGACAACGAGAGCGACGTTCGCGCGGCCGAACGCTTGTTCGCTCCGGAGGCGACTCTCGATGCAGCGCCCAGGCGCCCGTCGGTTTTATAAGTCCGGACGGAGGAACGTCGATATGCGTTGGCGCCTCACGGACCATCTTGATAGCTCGGTTGCAGCTCCGACACGGGGACGATCCTCGGACACAGACAAGTCGGGCAAGAGCGTTGACGGGGTTGCCGGTATAATTTACGGCGCGACGGTCCCAGCGCTGGTGATCATCGAGTTGAGCGCGACTTTGTACCTGTTACTCGCGATGGTGGTTGCCCTCCTCTTTGCAGGCGCGCCGCGTCTCAGCTTCGCGAACGCTGGAACCAATATGAGCGTCCTTCCGGCGCTCGTATCAGCTGTATCCGGTGCCATGGCGATCTTGTGTGTCAAAGGATTGGCGACAGAGCTCGACGCTCTGTCGATCGTCACTCACTTCGTGGCCGTGGTGGCCCTTCTGTCGCTCCCGCTTGCAATATGGTTCTGGCGTACACCGCCGATCCAAGCGCTGCCCATCCTCTTGTCACTCGGCGTCGCTTCGGCCCTGTCGCACATCTATGTGACCTACGCGTTGCGTTCCGCGGACGTGTCGTTCATTGCGCCTTTTGACTTCCTGCAGCTCATCTACGCTGCGGTGTTCGGGTTCGTGCTGTTTGGGGAAGTCGGGACAGCGACACTTGGGCCGGTGCTGTCCTTATCGGCACGGTTGCCATATGTCACCGCGGACGAAGCGAGCGCAAATTCGGGGCACCGATTAGCAGGAGCCCCCAAGATGAACCTCGAACCAGCGGGATGGAAGCTATGA
- a CDS encoding type II toxin-antitoxin system VapB family antitoxin, with product MPLYIKDPEVDRLTEELIGLTKSSKVEAVKAALKHEIANHRGSLPMRERLAKSLAMAREAGPFAPGDHKRETDEMWGED from the coding sequence ATGCCGCTTTACATCAAGGATCCCGAGGTGGACAGGCTCACCGAGGAGCTTATCGGTCTCACGAAATCCAGCAAGGTTGAGGCGGTTAAAGCCGCGCTCAAGCACGAGATCGCCAACCACAGAGGTAGTCTGCCAATGCGCGAGCGGCTTGCCAAGTCCCTCGCCATGGCGCGCGAAGCTGGCCCGTTCGCTCCCGGCGACCATAAGCGCGAAACAGATGAAATGTGGGGCGAAGACTGA